The following coding sequences are from one Neurospora crassa OR74A linkage group I, whole genome shotgun sequence window:
- the Rsp gene encoding Round spore, whose amino-acid sequence MAAPGPNVDTHVDPVTKPLPPSPYALPISAIHTPFDPNGNPLPLLLTSDETQPLDHVREDPTVTEEKDVSSSPTVAVVDVSEPNEWDTLDTIHDFQDAVARHQALESSNHVYRQPTAIPCEPPASKPSKQNRPFQKWIKTLHKRAVRRREAMGNEHASTSYYFNLDGAGSTAWGPGHYRPSSSTSSFGFVTAVKSASISLTSASTILTRSRRNTVRSSRGQSRTERSSRASLSGARLSEDSYCPERQLMVDPAAIGRSLQRRRVLEELINTEESYIGDVRFLMNVYVTILASLPTLPASLRSSINQNLNDIVELHEEMLGDLHRAIPHSEYTQLKFPLQVPSAGSGFRGHQRWRSLDAVPEDKDGISWLREVPGMLADPQIAAEVAKIFSKKMNRFFIYEEYGAKYELMIKDVASAHRTMPAWQSYQKGIEILASSLSSANSQDDKQRKSLTIGDLLMKPIQRVCKYPLLFAELLKHTPEADCPYSHMEIENTLIRLREATAEINKATDDSKIKSTLEKTWILQDRLVFPNQQLDAASKNRIRSFGHIQLCGALHACWQTKEGVNGQYMVALLYKEWFCLATASRTDQIYTIQACIALSNVKLEEVDNGRGLQCHTAPYSWKLVFLCDHQLYEIILTACTPKEEVEWRTRLGNQQTTEGQDQMQPATFSSLSLNIKTLGAVFRKPGTIARKISIHRATTVGPKSPLCQVILKNTSVVKDAPASGTNSSISRSQSLLTTNTRLPVLAPPREERARLEALLSDVWTRDILPFPGITARSRSEQLVRASASSMIRKLSVVSITSSFTKRSASLTSLPRKGGSGSNCTEEESCVGSTSTKGTTSPKVLSRVCHKAEETSRSLLSVIPDKIERRSPMLRSASDSVGKEMFSVVRQVDRGHVRSESETGGAQMVHNDFSGILQHSSGNSSRAPSIQQSNLSKQTTREMSFRRGKENDGSAGDTASVRGSGNSILSGDSEYQGSTPRKLRKRSKTSTSTTTGNKWAKVNVHREVMVQSLRNMFR is encoded by the exons ATGGCAGCCCCTGGACCCAATGTCGATACCCATGTCGATCCAGTCACCAAGCCTTTACCGCCATCTCCTTATGCTCTACCGATAAGCGCCATTCATACCCCCTTCGACCCTAATGGGAACCCGCTGCCGTTGCTGTTAACATCAGACGAGACACAACCACTCGACCATGTACGGGAAGATCCTACAGTCACGGAAGAAAAAGACGTCAGCTCCAGCCCTACTGTGGCCGTGGTGGATGTGAGCGAGCCCAATGAGTGGGATACTTTGGATACGATACACGACTTTCAAGATGCCGTTGCACGTCATCAGGCCCTGGAAAGTAGCAACCATGTCTACCGGCAACCAACAGCAATACCATGCGAGCCTCCAGCCAGTAAGCCCTCGAAACAGAACCGGCCGTTTCAAAAGTGGATCAAGACTCTGCACAAACGAGCAGTTCGCCGTCGGGAAGCCATGGGTAACGAGCATGCTTCCACGTCTTACTACTTCAACCTCGACGGGGCGGGCTCGACAGCCTGGGGACCCGGCCACTACCGACCGTCTTCTTCAACATCCTCTTTTGGTTTCGTGACGGCCGTCAAAAGCGCCAGTATATCTCTGACTAGTGCCAGCACTATTCTGACGCGCTCCCGGAGAAACACCGTTCGATCATCCCGTGGCCAGTCGAGGACAGAACGCAGCAGCAGAGCTTCTCTCTCCGGTGCGCGGCTTTCTGAAGATAGTTATTGTCCGGAGCGACAGTTGATGGTGGATCCTGCGGCTATAGGGAGGTCGTTGCAGCGACGCCGGGTTCTGGAGGAGCTCATCAACACGGAAGAGAGTTATATTGGAGATGTGCGCTTCCTGATGAAT GTTTATGTTACCATTCTTGCTTCGCTTCCTACCTTGCCAGCCAGCCTTCGCTCTTCTATCAATCAAAATCTCAATGACATTGTTGAGCTGCATGAGGAGATGTTAGGCGACCTTCATAGAGCTATTCCTCACTCTGAGTATACACAGCTCAAATTCCCACTGCAAGTTCCTTCGGCCGGCTCGGGGTTTCGTGGTCATCAGCGATGGAGAAGTCTGGATGCAGTACCAGAAGACAAGGATGGCATCTCATGGCTTCGTGAAGTTCCCGGCATGCTTGCCGACCCACAGATTGCTGCTGAAGTTGCCAAGATATTCAGCAAGAAGATGAACCGATTTTTCATCTACGAAGAGTATGGTGCCAAGTACGAGCTGATGATCAAAGATGTTGCTTCTGCTCACAGGACAATGCCTGCATGGCAATCATATCAAAAGGGCATTGAGATTCTGGCTTCCTCTCTTAGCTCGGCTAACAGTCAGGACGACAAACAGAGGAAAAGTCTCACGATTGGGGATCTGCTCATGAAG CCAATCCAGCGTGTGTGCAAATACCCATTGCTCTTCGCCGAGTTGCTAAAACACACTCCTGAGGCAGACTGCCCCTATTCTCATATGGAAATCGAAAACACGCTTATTCGGTTGCGTGAGGCTACTGCCGAAATCAACAAAGCTACGGATGATTCTAAAATCAAGTCCACTCTGGAGAAAACATGGATCCTCCAAGACCGTCTGGTGTTTCCTAATCAGCAACTGGATGCAGCTTCAAAGAATCGCATTCGATCATTCGGCCATATCCAACTGTGCGGAGCTCTGCATGCCTGTTGGCAGACAAAAGAAGGCGTCAATGGGCAGTACATGGTTGCTCTACTCTACAAGGAATGGTTCTGTCTAGCTACAGCTAGTAGGACTGACCAGATATACACGATCCAAGCTTGCATTGCTTTGAGCAACGTCAAGTTGGAAGAAGTGGACAACGGTCGAG GCCTTCAATGTCACACCGCGCCATATTCCTGGAAACTCGTGTTTCTCTGCGACCACCAGTTGTACGAGATCATCTTGACAGCATGCACGCCgaaagaggaggtggaatGGCGTACACGCCTCGGAAACCAACAGACCACCGAGGGCCAAGACCAGATGCAACCGGCAACTTTTAGCTCGCTTTCTCTGAATATCAAGACTCTGGGAGCTGTTTTTAGAAAGCCAG GAACCATTGCCAGGAAGATATCTATACATCGAGCGACCACCGTCGGGCCCAAATCCCCGTTATGCCAAGTGATACTCAAGAATACAAGTGTCGTCAAGGATGCACCCGCTTCGGGAACAAACTCCTCAATCAGTCGATCTCAGTCCCTTCTGACCACCAATACCCGACTGCCAGTCCTTGCGCCACCTCGTGAAGAACGGGCTCGACTCGAGGCTCTGCTGTCAGATGTCTGGACCCGGGatatcctccccttccccggGATAACGGCCCGATCCCGAAGCGAGCAGCTAGTCCGAGCATCCGCTTCATCCATGATACGAAAGCTAAGTGTGGTGAGCATTACGAGCAGCTTCACCAAACGCTCGGCCAGTTTGACCAGTCTCCCACGCAAAGGAGGGAGTGGCAGCAACTGCACAGAAGAGGAATCTTGTGTCGGCTCTACTTCCACCAAGGGTACAACAAGCCCCAAAGTCCTGAGCAGAGTCTGCCACAAGGCGGAGGAAACCAGCCGTTCTCTACTTTCCGTGATACCCGATAAGATCGAGAGACGTAGTCCTATGCTTCGCAGCGCGTCTGACTCGGTAGGCAAAGAGATGTTTAGTGTGGTACGTCAGGTAGACCGAGGTCACGTTCGGTCAGAGAGCGAAACTGGAGGGGCACAGATGGTTCATAATGATTTCTCAGGTATTCTGCAACATTCATCGGGAAATAGCTCAAGAGCGCCGAGTATCCAGCAGTCAAATCTCAGCAAGCAGACGACCAGGGAGATGTCTTTccggagaggaaaggagaaTGATGGCTCGGCTGGTGACACGGCTAGTGTTAGAGGTAGCGGgaatagtatattatccGGTGACTCTGAGTACCAGGGGTCGACGCCGAGGAAACTGCGGAAGAGGTCCAAGacgtcaacatcaaccacgACGGGGAACAAGTGGGCAAAGGTAAACGTGCATAGGGAGGTTATGGTGCAAAGCTTGAGGAACATGTTTCGGTGA